Part of the Pseudobdellovibrionaceae bacterium genome is shown below.
GGCACTAGATATTAACAACCACTGGAAGAACACCACCTAGCCTTCCGTAATGAAGTACCACATCGTTCTCGTGCCGTTCAGTTCGTGGATCTACAAATGATTTTTTGTTTTTTGAATAGTAGAGGGCGCCAAGGTCTTCAGGTTGACGAGACAAGAAAAACTCTTCTGCATCATTGAGTTGTGAAAGCCACTTCTCTTTGAGTGACACCACGTCAACTGGTACGCGAAGGTTCAATCTTGAGAATTCATCAGGCCTGTATTTCCCACGCCGTTTCAATAGTTCAAGTAATGAATGGGGCGTGAACCCGGGATCCTTGCCAACAGCAGCCCATACCAGGGGCCCAAGCGGAAGGGTGTTATCAAAAATTTGGTGGATGTCTATATAGTCTCTGGGTTCATCTCTGCCGGCCAGGGCAAGCACTTTGTTGATGGCGAGATCAATGGGGTGCAGAGTGTATCCAATGTCCTCTTCAAAGACGGTGGGCATAAAACGCCAGGCACTGTCGTGTGACCATTCCACTTTTGTTGATTGGGTATCCTTTTGTACAATCGCGCGAATGTAGCCAGGTTGGTGCATTTCTACACTTACCTTGTATCCGTTTTTTTTCAACAAATTTTGGTCTGCGGAAAAAGCTGAAGCGACTCGCTCTTCAGAGTCATGAAAATAATCTAGGTCGTTACTGTACCGAATTGAATTCGGTGAAAAATTAATGGCGGCTCCACCAGCCAAGTGACTGTCTTCAGAGCGATTGATCGACAATGTTTGTGCAAGATTCTTTTGAAACTCTGTTAACGGCATAATTTAGCTCCAATTAGCCACGTGTCTCGGCCACCATGCTTCATAAGTTGTTCACCCACCCATTTCACATCGTTTAAGCCAATTTTTAGCTCAGGATCATAAGACCAAAAGCATTGACTATGATACTTCCGATAAGCGCGGCGGGCATCGCGAACAAGAACCATTTTTCGAGCCTGATCAGGGGTGAGTTTTCGTCGAGACTTAAGACCACCTTTTCGGCCCATCTGAGAGAGGTATTTTCGGGTTTTTCCGTCCATAGTTAATCATAAGGCGCTTATGATTAAAACTCAATAAAATAAATATATTAAGGCTATTTTACAGAGGTCCAACAAAACAGGCCCAGTGAGGCGCTCGCGGGCCACACAAAGGCCATCGGTAGCA
Proteins encoded:
- a CDS encoding nucleotidyl transferase AbiEii/AbiGii toxin family protein — protein: MPLTEFQKNLAQTLSINRSEDSHLAGGAAINFSPNSIRYSNDLDYFHDSEERVASAFSADQNLLKKNGYKVSVEMHQPGYIRAIVQKDTQSTKVEWSHDSAWRFMPTVFEEDIGYTLHPIDLAINKVLALAGRDEPRDYIDIHQIFDNTLPLGPLVWAAVGKDPGFTPHSLLELLKRRGKYRPDEFSRLNLRVPVDVVSLKEKWLSQLNDAEEFFLSRQPEDLGALYYSKNKKSFVDPRTERHENDVVLHYGRLGGVLPVVVNI